Proteins co-encoded in one Gouania willdenowi chromosome 1, fGouWil2.1, whole genome shotgun sequence genomic window:
- the LOC114470135 gene encoding neuronal pentraxin-1-like isoform X2 produces MMAGPHWKLFLLSWLVFVHSSRAHEDFGQTQFICTSVPKDMDLCTASMQNSGPAEDLKTTITQLRETVLQQKETIVNQKETIRELTSKLSRCESQSLPVAAGTGGRRPGGKNTMGDLSRGTTETLTQLGQTLQTLKQRLENLEYSRGNNNTVQTNSLKDLLQNKIDDMEKQVLSRVNTIEETKPGSKNDTEQRNRVESTLTSLHHRITDLEKGKDAKPTDKFQLTFPLRTNYMYAKAKRSLPEMYSFSVCLWIKSNASPGVGTPFSYAVPGQSNELVLIEWGNNPMEILINDKVAKLPFLINDGKWHHLCITWTTRDGMWEAFQDGVMRGSGENLAPYHPIKPEGVLVLGQEQDTLGGGFDATQAFVGELANLHIWNRKLSSSEINNLANCNSKAPTGNVFSWTESSIEVFGGATKWTFEPCRSHN; encoded by the exons ATGATGGCGGGACCTCACTGGAAACTTTTCCTACTTTCCTGGCTGGTTTTTGTGCACAGCTCCAGAGCGCATGAGGATTTCGGACAGACGCAGTTTATTTGCACGTCCGTGCCAAAGGATATGGACCTGTGCACGGCCAGCATGCAGAACAGCGGACCGGCCGAGGACCTGAAGACCACAATCACCCAGCTGAGGGAAACCGTCCTGCAGCAGAAGGAGACCATCGTCAACCAGAAGGAGACAATCAGGGAACTAACGTCCAAGCTGAGCCGCTGCGAGAGTCAGAGCCTCCCGGTGGCCGCGGGGACCGGCGGCAGGAGGCCGGGGGGCAAGAACACCATGGGGGATTTATCCCGGGGCACCACGGAAACTCTGACCCAGCTGGGACAGACTTTACAGACGCTCAAACAGAGACTGGAGAACCTGGAG TACAGCAGAGGGAATAATAACACGGTACAGACCAACAGCCTCAAAGACCTGCTGCAGAACAAGATAGACGACATGGAGAAGCAGGTCCTGTCCCGGGTCAACACCATAGAGGAGACCAAGCCGGGCTCTAAGAACGACACCGAGCAGCGGAACCGCGTGGAGTCCACGCTCACCTCGCTGCACCACCGGATCACGGACCTGGAGAAAG GCAAAGATGCAAAGCCAACAGATAAGTTCCAGCTCACATTTCCTCTGAGAACCAACTACATGTACGCCAAAGCCAAGAGGAGCCTCCCAGAGATGTACTCCTTCAGCGTCTGTCTGTGGATCAAGTCCAACGCCTCGCCCGGAGTGGGCACACCCTTCTCCTACGCCGTCCCGGGCCAGTCCAATGAGCTGGTGCTGATCGAGTGGGGAAACAACCCCATGGAGATCCTCATCAATGACAAG GTGGCGAAGCTGCCGTTCCTCATCAACGACGGCAAGTGGCACCACCTCTGCATCACGTGGACCACCCGGGACGGTATGTGGGAGGCTTTCCAGGACGGGGTGATGAGGGGCAGCGGGGAGAATCTGGCACCTTATCATCCCATCAAACCAGAGGGTGTGCTGGTGCTGGGACAAGAACAG GACACTCTGGGAGGAGGCTTCGATGCCACGCAAGCCTTCGTCGGTGAGCTGGCAAACCTACATATCTGGAATAGGAAACTTTCCTCAAGTGAAATCAACAACTTGGCAAACTGCAACAGCAAAGCGCCGACTGGCAACGTCTTCTCCTGGACTGAGAGCAGCATTGAGGTGTTCGGCGGTGCCACCAAATGGACATTCGAGCCGTGCCGCTCACACAACTGA
- the LOC114470135 gene encoding neuronal pentraxin-1-like isoform X1, translated as MMAGPHWKLFLLSWLVFVHSSRAHEDFGQTQFICTSVPKDMDLCTASMQNSGPAEDLKTTITQLRETVLQQKETIVNQKETIRELTSKLSRCESQSLPVAAGTGGRRPGGKNTMGDLSRGTTETLTQLGQTLQTLKQRLENLEQYSRGNNNTVQTNSLKDLLQNKIDDMEKQVLSRVNTIEETKPGSKNDTEQRNRVESTLTSLHHRITDLEKGKDAKPTDKFQLTFPLRTNYMYAKAKRSLPEMYSFSVCLWIKSNASPGVGTPFSYAVPGQSNELVLIEWGNNPMEILINDKVAKLPFLINDGKWHHLCITWTTRDGMWEAFQDGVMRGSGENLAPYHPIKPEGVLVLGQEQDTLGGGFDATQAFVGELANLHIWNRKLSSSEINNLANCNSKAPTGNVFSWTESSIEVFGGATKWTFEPCRSHN; from the exons ATGATGGCGGGACCTCACTGGAAACTTTTCCTACTTTCCTGGCTGGTTTTTGTGCACAGCTCCAGAGCGCATGAGGATTTCGGACAGACGCAGTTTATTTGCACGTCCGTGCCAAAGGATATGGACCTGTGCACGGCCAGCATGCAGAACAGCGGACCGGCCGAGGACCTGAAGACCACAATCACCCAGCTGAGGGAAACCGTCCTGCAGCAGAAGGAGACCATCGTCAACCAGAAGGAGACAATCAGGGAACTAACGTCCAAGCTGAGCCGCTGCGAGAGTCAGAGCCTCCCGGTGGCCGCGGGGACCGGCGGCAGGAGGCCGGGGGGCAAGAACACCATGGGGGATTTATCCCGGGGCACCACGGAAACTCTGACCCAGCTGGGACAGACTTTACAGACGCTCAAACAGAGACTGGAGAACCTGGAG cAGTACAGCAGAGGGAATAATAACACGGTACAGACCAACAGCCTCAAAGACCTGCTGCAGAACAAGATAGACGACATGGAGAAGCAGGTCCTGTCCCGGGTCAACACCATAGAGGAGACCAAGCCGGGCTCTAAGAACGACACCGAGCAGCGGAACCGCGTGGAGTCCACGCTCACCTCGCTGCACCACCGGATCACGGACCTGGAGAAAG GCAAAGATGCAAAGCCAACAGATAAGTTCCAGCTCACATTTCCTCTGAGAACCAACTACATGTACGCCAAAGCCAAGAGGAGCCTCCCAGAGATGTACTCCTTCAGCGTCTGTCTGTGGATCAAGTCCAACGCCTCGCCCGGAGTGGGCACACCCTTCTCCTACGCCGTCCCGGGCCAGTCCAATGAGCTGGTGCTGATCGAGTGGGGAAACAACCCCATGGAGATCCTCATCAATGACAAG GTGGCGAAGCTGCCGTTCCTCATCAACGACGGCAAGTGGCACCACCTCTGCATCACGTGGACCACCCGGGACGGTATGTGGGAGGCTTTCCAGGACGGGGTGATGAGGGGCAGCGGGGAGAATCTGGCACCTTATCATCCCATCAAACCAGAGGGTGTGCTGGTGCTGGGACAAGAACAG GACACTCTGGGAGGAGGCTTCGATGCCACGCAAGCCTTCGTCGGTGAGCTGGCAAACCTACATATCTGGAATAGGAAACTTTCCTCAAGTGAAATCAACAACTTGGCAAACTGCAACAGCAAAGCGCCGACTGGCAACGTCTTCTCCTGGACTGAGAGCAGCATTGAGGTGTTCGGCGGTGCCACCAAATGGACATTCGAGCCGTGCCGCTCACACAACTGA